One part of the Magallana gigas chromosome 5, xbMagGiga1.1, whole genome shotgun sequence genome encodes these proteins:
- the LOC136275575 gene encoding uncharacterized protein isoform X4, with translation MSRICNVLFLFCNFISLCLSNEDIGECSNSKTNETSCCADYYRDSETKSCLPCVGSFGHDCSTPCQYGYFGHGCRRECDCNYSQTCDPMIGCIVTSGEISNLTDCLYMEKVYNILTRAYGINICYNSTTKTIECCTGFTNRTGVCENRNAYLGLLQEKRTLLQKKNEVFILLCILMEKWTMRDYLSWLHPKAKFYIYAFITMPICSNHHWLLLVANVTEKTVSVLDPQGHQYSDIKFNLRMYIHKRKKYIPEGLEKWSSDHQALSFQRNDNSCGVFVVMIGLFET, from the exons ATGTCGAggatttgcaatgttttgttcctgttttgtaattttatatctttatgcCTATCAAATGAAGATATCGGTGAATGCAGTAACAG TAAAACGAACGAGACTTCATGCTGTGCTGATTACTACAGAGACTCTGAAACGAAGTCCTGCTTAC CATGTGTCGGGTCGTTTGGACATGACTGTTCTACTCCATGTCAGTATGGATACTTTGGTCATGGATGTCGGAGAGAGTGTGATTGTAACTACTCTCAAACATGTGACCCAATGATCGGCTGCATTGTTACAAGTGGAG aaatcaGCAATTTGACGGATTGCTTATACATGGAGAAAGTTTACAACATATTGACGAGAGCATACGGGATCAATATATGTTACAACAG CACAACGAAAACGATTGAATGTTGTACAGGGTTTACAAACAGAACAGGCGTTTGTGAAA ATCGGAATGCTTATCTTGGCCttctgcaagaaaagaggacactccttcagaaaaaaaatgaagttttcattCTTCTCTGCATTCTGATGGAGAAATGGACCATGAGAGACTACCTGTCCTGGCTGCACCCTAAAGCAAAGTTTTACATCTATGCCTTCATCACGATGCCTATCTGCAGTAACCACCACTGGCTACTGTTGGTTGCCAATGTTACAGAGAAAACAGTTTCGGTGTTGGATCCCCAAGGACACCAATATTCAGACATAAAATTCAATTTGAG gATGTACATACACAAGAGGAAAAAGTATATTCCAGAAGGATTAGAAAAATGGAGCAGTGACCACCAAGCACTCAGTTTTCAAAGGAATGACAATAGTTGTGGTGTCTTTGTCGTTATGATTGGTTTATTTGAAACATGA
- the LOC136275575 gene encoding uncharacterized protein isoform X2, with the protein MSRICNVLFLFCNFISLCLSNEDIGECSNSKTNETSCCADYYRDSETKSCLPCVGSFGHDCSTPCQYGYFGHGCRRECDCNYSQTCDPMIGCIVTSGEISNLTDCLYMEKVYNILTRAYGINICYNSTTKTIECCTGFTNRTGVCEKDIETPHGNVECKVNDTFTENICAEKCAYNKTSDRNAYLGLLQEKRTLLQKKNEVFILLCILMEKWTMRDYLSWLHPKAKFYIYAFITMPICSNHHWLLLVANVTEKTVSVLDPQGHQYSDIKFNLRMYIHKRKKYIPEGLEKWSSDHQALSFQRNDNSCGVFVVMIGLFET; encoded by the exons ATGTCGAggatttgcaatgttttgttcctgttttgtaattttatatctttatgcCTATCAAATGAAGATATCGGTGAATGCAGTAACAG TAAAACGAACGAGACTTCATGCTGTGCTGATTACTACAGAGACTCTGAAACGAAGTCCTGCTTAC CATGTGTCGGGTCGTTTGGACATGACTGTTCTACTCCATGTCAGTATGGATACTTTGGTCATGGATGTCGGAGAGAGTGTGATTGTAACTACTCTCAAACATGTGACCCAATGATCGGCTGCATTGTTACAAGTGGAG aaatcaGCAATTTGACGGATTGCTTATACATGGAGAAAGTTTACAACATATTGACGAGAGCATACGGGATCAATATATGTTACAACAG CACAACGAAAACGATTGAATGTTGTACAGGGTTTACAAACAGAACAGGCGTTTGTGAAA AAGATATTGAAACCCCACATGGGAATGTCGAGTGTAAAGTAAACGATACATTCACTGAGAATATATGTGCTGAAAAATGTGCCTACAACAAAACATCAG ATCGGAATGCTTATCTTGGCCttctgcaagaaaagaggacactccttcagaaaaaaaatgaagttttcattCTTCTCTGCATTCTGATGGAGAAATGGACCATGAGAGACTACCTGTCCTGGCTGCACCCTAAAGCAAAGTTTTACATCTATGCCTTCATCACGATGCCTATCTGCAGTAACCACCACTGGCTACTGTTGGTTGCCAATGTTACAGAGAAAACAGTTTCGGTGTTGGATCCCCAAGGACACCAATATTCAGACATAAAATTCAATTTGAG gATGTACATACACAAGAGGAAAAAGTATATTCCAGAAGGATTAGAAAAATGGAGCAGTGACCACCAAGCACTCAGTTTTCAAAGGAATGACAATAGTTGTGGTGTCTTTGTCGTTATGATTGGTTTATTTGAAACATGA
- the LOC136275575 gene encoding uncharacterized protein isoform X3, translated as MSRICNVLFLFCNFISLCLSNEDIGECSNSKTNETSCCADYYRDSETKSCLPCVGSFGHDCSTPCQYGYFGHGCRRECDCNYSQTCDPMIGCIVTSGEISNLTDCLYMEKVYNILTRAYGINICYNSSTTKTIECCTGFTNRTGVCENRNAYLGLLQEKRTLLQKKNEVFILLCILMEKWTMRDYLSWLHPKAKFYIYAFITMPICSNHHWLLLVANVTEKTVSVLDPQGHQYSDIKFNLRMYIHKRKKYIPEGLEKWSSDHQALSFQRNDNSCGVFVVMIGLFET; from the exons ATGTCGAggatttgcaatgttttgttcctgttttgtaattttatatctttatgcCTATCAAATGAAGATATCGGTGAATGCAGTAACAG TAAAACGAACGAGACTTCATGCTGTGCTGATTACTACAGAGACTCTGAAACGAAGTCCTGCTTAC CATGTGTCGGGTCGTTTGGACATGACTGTTCTACTCCATGTCAGTATGGATACTTTGGTCATGGATGTCGGAGAGAGTGTGATTGTAACTACTCTCAAACATGTGACCCAATGATCGGCTGCATTGTTACAAGTGGAG aaatcaGCAATTTGACGGATTGCTTATACATGGAGAAAGTTTACAACATATTGACGAGAGCATACGGGATCAATATATGTTACAACAG cAGCACAACGAAAACGATTGAATGTTGTACAGGGTTTACAAACAGAACAGGCGTTTGTGAAA ATCGGAATGCTTATCTTGGCCttctgcaagaaaagaggacactccttcagaaaaaaaatgaagttttcattCTTCTCTGCATTCTGATGGAGAAATGGACCATGAGAGACTACCTGTCCTGGCTGCACCCTAAAGCAAAGTTTTACATCTATGCCTTCATCACGATGCCTATCTGCAGTAACCACCACTGGCTACTGTTGGTTGCCAATGTTACAGAGAAAACAGTTTCGGTGTTGGATCCCCAAGGACACCAATATTCAGACATAAAATTCAATTTGAG gATGTACATACACAAGAGGAAAAAGTATATTCCAGAAGGATTAGAAAAATGGAGCAGTGACCACCAAGCACTCAGTTTTCAAAGGAATGACAATAGTTGTGGTGTCTTTGTCGTTATGATTGGTTTATTTGAAACATGA
- the LOC136275575 gene encoding uncharacterized protein isoform X1: MSRICNVLFLFCNFISLCLSNEDIGECSNSKTNETSCCADYYRDSETKSCLPCVGSFGHDCSTPCQYGYFGHGCRRECDCNYSQTCDPMIGCIVTSGEISNLTDCLYMEKVYNILTRAYGINICYNSSTTKTIECCTGFTNRTGVCEKDIETPHGNVECKVNDTFTENICAEKCAYNKTSDRNAYLGLLQEKRTLLQKKNEVFILLCILMEKWTMRDYLSWLHPKAKFYIYAFITMPICSNHHWLLLVANVTEKTVSVLDPQGHQYSDIKFNLRMYIHKRKKYIPEGLEKWSSDHQALSFQRNDNSCGVFVVMIGLFET, from the exons ATGTCGAggatttgcaatgttttgttcctgttttgtaattttatatctttatgcCTATCAAATGAAGATATCGGTGAATGCAGTAACAG TAAAACGAACGAGACTTCATGCTGTGCTGATTACTACAGAGACTCTGAAACGAAGTCCTGCTTAC CATGTGTCGGGTCGTTTGGACATGACTGTTCTACTCCATGTCAGTATGGATACTTTGGTCATGGATGTCGGAGAGAGTGTGATTGTAACTACTCTCAAACATGTGACCCAATGATCGGCTGCATTGTTACAAGTGGAG aaatcaGCAATTTGACGGATTGCTTATACATGGAGAAAGTTTACAACATATTGACGAGAGCATACGGGATCAATATATGTTACAACAG cAGCACAACGAAAACGATTGAATGTTGTACAGGGTTTACAAACAGAACAGGCGTTTGTGAAA AAGATATTGAAACCCCACATGGGAATGTCGAGTGTAAAGTAAACGATACATTCACTGAGAATATATGTGCTGAAAAATGTGCCTACAACAAAACATCAG ATCGGAATGCTTATCTTGGCCttctgcaagaaaagaggacactccttcagaaaaaaaatgaagttttcattCTTCTCTGCATTCTGATGGAGAAATGGACCATGAGAGACTACCTGTCCTGGCTGCACCCTAAAGCAAAGTTTTACATCTATGCCTTCATCACGATGCCTATCTGCAGTAACCACCACTGGCTACTGTTGGTTGCCAATGTTACAGAGAAAACAGTTTCGGTGTTGGATCCCCAAGGACACCAATATTCAGACATAAAATTCAATTTGAG gATGTACATACACAAGAGGAAAAAGTATATTCCAGAAGGATTAGAAAAATGGAGCAGTGACCACCAAGCACTCAGTTTTCAAAGGAATGACAATAGTTGTGGTGTCTTTGTCGTTATGATTGGTTTATTTGAAACATGA